GAGGGTGTCCCACAGTGCGTCGGCCCCGGTGCCCACCAGCGAGACCATGAGCGGGACTCCGAGCGTCACGGCGCCCGAGGCCACGGCCGATCGCATGCCGTTCGGCGAGTCCTCGATCGCCAGCGCGTCCTCCGGCGCCACACCGAGCGCCTCCGCGGCCTGCAGGTAGGGGTCGGGGAAGGGCTTGGGCCGGGTCGCGTCGTCGCCCGCGACGACGACGTCGAACGCGTCGAACCCGAGCTGGGCGAGGAAGACGTCGGCCATGCTCCGCATCGACATGGTCACCAGGGCCGTGGGGATGCCGGCGTCCCGCAGTCCGCGCAGCATCTCCACCGCACCGGGGCGGTACGGGTTGCCCTGCGCCTGAAGCTGCGCGGTGACCTCGGCGGTGAGGTGGGCGACGATCTCGTGCACCGGCATCCGGACACCCGCCTCCTGAAAGACCCCCGCGGCATCTTCCAGCCCCATACCCACCATCTGGAGCGCCTGCTCGTGCGACCAGGTTCCGCCGTGCGCGGTCACCAGGCCGGTCTCGGCGGCCATCCAGTACGGCTCGGTGTCGATCAACGTGCCGTCCATGTCCCAGAGGACCGCGGCGGGAAGGAGGGGCATCGGTCCATCCTATCGGCGGCCTCGCGACAAGCCGCGGGGGTGGCCCGCACACTGCCTGCCCGGCGTATCGTGGGGGGAACCTCAACGGAAGGAGCGCGGTGGGACCTCTCGGAGAACGCGTACTCGTCGTCGCCTTCGACGGCTGGAACGACGCCGGTGAAGCCGCGTCGGCCGCCGCGGCCCGCATTCGCGCGACCGGCGGTCACGAAGCGGTGTTCGCGGTCGATCCGGAGCTGTACTTCGACTACCAGTACACCCGCCCGCACATCCAGATGGATGCCGAGGGCAAGCGCTCCCTGACCTGGCCCGATGCCACGCTGTGGCGCCCGGGTCCCGGCGACGACGCCACGCGACTGTGGGTGCTCAGCGGCGTGGAACCCGCCCGCGCCTGGCAGGCCTTCGTCGCTGAGTTCATCGACGCCGCGCTCAGCGAGGACATCACCGGACTCGTCGCGCTGGGCTCGATGATGTCGGATGTCCCCCACACCCGACCCATCTCGGTGTTCGGCGGCAGCGACGACGAGCACGTCCGTCAGAAGCTGGACCTGGAGAAGACGACCTACGAGGGACCGGTCGGCATCCTGAGCGTGCTGGCGGCCGCGGCGGCGGATGCCGGCATCCCCACCGCGACGCTGTGGGCCAGCGTGCCGCACTACGTCGCCGGTCACACTCCGTCGCCGAAGGCCACCCTCGCGCTGATGGATCGGCTCGGCGAGATCACCGGCGCCACGATGCCTCGGGGCGAGCTGCCCGCCGAAGCGCTCGCGTGGGAGGCGTCTATCGACGCTGCCGCCGCGGACGACGAGGAGATGACCGAGTACATCAAGCAGCTCGAGCGCACCCGAGACACCTGGGACTCCCCCGAAGCGTCCGGCGATGCGATCGCGCAGGAGTTCGAGCGGTACCTGCGCCGCGGCGAGGGCCCCAAGGGCCACGGGCGTGACGACGGGCGCCGCTGACGCACCCTCACGGGCACGCGCTCAGTACGCGGACAGCACGCCGGTGGCCAGCAGCACGATCAGCACGACCCCGAGCGCGATCCGGTAGATCACGAACGGCAGGAAGCTGCCGCGCTTGAGGTACTTCATCAGGAACGCGATGATCGCCAGGCCCACCCCGAAGGCGACGACGGTCGCCAGCGCCGTCTCGGCGAGGGTGAACACGGCGGTGCCGGGCTCCTGGATCGCCTGGAGCAGCTCGTAGAGCCCGCTGCCGAAGACGGCCGGCACGGCGAGCAGGAACGCCACCTCGGCGGCGGCCGGGCGGGTGTAGCCCAGCGCCAGGCCCATCGTGGTGGTCGCTCCCGAGCGCGAGACGCCGGGAATGAGCGCGAGAGCCTGGGCGAAGCCGAGGGCGAGGCCGTGCGGGTAGGTGAGGTCCTTCTCCTCGCGGGTGCGCTTGCCGAGCGCATCGGCGATGCCCAGGATCACGCCGAACACGATGAGCACGATCGCGACGAGCCAGAGGTTGCGGAACGTGTCGCGGATGACGTCCTGGAACAGGAAGCCGAGCACGCCGATCGGGATGGTGCCGATGATGACGATCCACCCCATGCGGGCGTCGGGGTCATTGCGGGGCACCGCGCCGGTGAGCGATTTGAACCACTGCGCGACGATGCGGACGATCTTCTTCCAGAAGTAGACCAGCACCGCGACCTCGGTGCCGATCTGCGTGATCGCGGTGAACGTCGCGCCGGGGTCCTCGGCCGACGGCAGGAACTCTCCGAAGATGCGCAGGTGCGCGCTGGAGGAGATCGGCAGGAACTCGGTGAGCCCCTGGATGAGTCCGAGGATGATCGCCTCGATGGCGTGCATGGGTGCCTTTCGATGCCGGGCGGTGCCGGTCGGGATGTGACGTCAGTAGGAGCGCAGCAGGTCGGTCAGCACCTGCTGGCCGAACGTGAGCGCGTCGATCGGGACGCGTTCGTCCACCCCGTGGAACATACCGGTGAAGTCCAGGCCCGCCGGAAGGCGCAGCGGCGCAAAGCCGAATCCGGCGATGCCGAGCTCGGCGAGGGCCTTGTTGTCGGTGCCGCCGCCCATCAGGTACGGCAGGACCGGCACGCCGGGATCATGGCGTCCCAGGGCGCCCACCATGGCGTCGACGAGGGACCCTCCGAACGGCACCTCGAGCCCGATGTCGCGGTGGACGACCTCGATGGCGATGTCGTCGCCGACGATGCGCTGCACGTCGGCGAGGACGGCGTCCTCCTGACCGGGGAGGGTGCGGATGTCGATGGCGGCGACCGCGGCATCCGGGATCACGTTGTGCTTGTACCCGGCGGTCAGCCCGGTCGGGTTCGTCGTCGTGCGGAAGGTCGACTGCAGGAAGGGAGCCGCCGGTCCCGCTGCCGTCGCGACGGCGTCGGGGTCACCGGCATCCGTCCCCGACAGCCCGGCGAGGGAGTCCACGAGTTCGCGGGTGGTCGCGGTCAGCTCGATGGGCCACGGGCTGCGGCCGAGTGCCGCGACGGCCTCGGCGAGACGCGTGACGGCGTTGTCGGGGTGGAAGCGGCTGCCGTGGCCTGCGGCGCCGCGGGCGTGCAGGCGGATCCAGACGAGCGCCTTCTCCCCCACCTGCAGCAGGTAGGCGCGGCGGTCGCCGACGGAGATCGAGTAGCCGCCCACCTCGCTGATCGCCTCGGTGGCGCCGGCGAACCACTCCGGCCGGTCGCGGACCACGAGCTGCGAGCCCTCGACCCCACCGGCCTCCTCATCGGCGAAGAACGCCAGGATCAGGTCGCGTTCGGGCTGCTCGCCCGCACGGATGAGGTCTGCGACGGATGCCATGATCATGGCATCCATGTCCTTCATGTCGACGGCACCGCGCCCCCACAGCATGCCGTCCTTGACGACGCCCGCAAACGGATCGACGCTCCAGTCCGCAGCGACGGCGGGCACGACGTCGAGGTGGCCGTGCAGCACGAGCGCGGGCTTGTCGCGGTTGCGCCCGGGAACGCGCGCCATGAGGTTGGTGCGGCGTGGGATCGGCTCGTAGTACTCGGGGGTGAGGCCGAGCGATCCGAGGTACGCGCCGACGTACTCGGCGGCTTCGCGTTCGCCGTTGCTGCGGCCCTCGCCGTAATTGGTCGTGTCGAACCGGATCAGGTCGCGCGCGATGCGGGCGACCTCGGGGAGGTCGGCGGTGTCTGGCATGGCTTCCACGGTACCGGCCCCGCTCGTCTCGGCATGCGCGCGCCATCACACTCGCGCGCCCGTTCTCGGCATCCGCGCCAGTTACCGACACGCGCCGCACCACACACGCGCCTCTTCCCTGCATCCGCGCCAGTTATCTTTGGCGCGGATGCAGAGAACTGGCGCGTATGCGTGATCAGTGGTCGCAGATCCGGACGGCAGCACGAAGTGCGCGCGCCGAGTGCGCACGACGACCGCGAGGCACGAGAAAGGCCCCCGACCTCGAGAGAAGAATCTCAGGTCAGGGGCCATTTCGTTCTGTGCGCGAGGGGGGACTTGAACCCCCACGCCCGTTAAAGGGCACTAGCACCTCAAGCTAGCGCGTCTACCTATTCCGCCACCCGCGCATGGGTGTGTGGTTGTCGCCAACCGAAGATCGACACTACCACGTCGTCCGGCCCGCGACGAAACCGGGGCGTCACCCCAGCGTCACCCCGAACGCCAGGCCGAGCAGGTACGTGATCAGGGCCGCGCCGAAGCCGATCGCGAGCTGCCGAAGCCCGCGCCACAGCGGCGGGCCGCCCGACAGCAGGCCCACCATGGCGCCGGTGGCCAGCAGCGCCAGGCCGACCATGACCAGGGCGAGGATCACGGCCGGCAGACCGCTCATTCCGAAGATCCACGGCAGCACGGGGATGACGGCACCCGAGGCGAAGAACAGGAAGCTCGACGTGGCGGCGCCCAGCGCCCCGCCCACGACCTCGTGGTCCGTCGTCTGCGCGTGGGACAGCCGGTACGGCGTGCTGCGATCGGCCTCCTGCGCGGTCGCGATCACGCCGCGGGCGCGGGTGAGCGCCTCGTCGGCCGGCACGCCGCGGGTGCGATAGACGAGGGCGAGCTCGTTCGCGTCGAGGTCGAGGTCGGGCAGCGCCGCGTCGGCGTCGTCACTCGGTTCGGTGGATGCCAGCAGCTCCCGCTGCGAGCGCACGGAGACGAACTCGCCCGCCCCCATCGAGAGGGCACCGGCCAACAGGCCCGCGATGCCGCTGAAGAGGACGAACTGGGGCGCCACGCCGGTCGCGCCGATGCCGATCACCAGTGCCAGATTCGACACGAGGCCGTCGTTCGCGCCGAACACGGCGGCGCGGAACGTGCCGGAGAGACGGCGGCGTCCGCGGGCGGCGAGGCCGCGCACGACCTCGCCGTGGATCTTCTCGTCCGCGGCCATGCTCGCCGGGGCATGCGGGTCGGCGTCGTAGGGCGAGCGGCCCTCGGCGTTCTGCGCGAGGGCGAGCACGAAGATCGACCCGAAGCGGCTCGCCATCCAACCGAGCAGCCGGGTCCCGAAGCCGGGCCTGGGCAGCCGGGCCGGCTCACCACCCAGCAACGTCAGCCAGTGCGCCTCGTGCCGGCCTTCGGCCTCGGCGAGGGCCTCGAGGATCTCGCGCTCCTCCCCCTTCTTGCGGGCGGCCAGCTCGCGGTAGACGTGCGCCTCGGCTCGCTCGTCCACCAGGTACCGGGCCCATCTCCTGCGGTCGCGTGCGGTCGGTTCGGGCGGGGCGGGGGCGTTCACGATGCTCCAGGGGTCGAGACGGACATTTCACCGTAGCCGCCGCGGCAGGGGTGAACCGGCCGGTAAGCCCGGATTGACAGCATTTCGGAGCTCCGAAGGCACGGCGAAGCGGAGCCTCGAGCCCCCGGCATCCACCCCTCAGGATCGGACGCGGGAGCGCAGCACGTCGATGCGCGACTGGAGCTGCGCGACCGTCGCGCGGGCGACCTCGGGGCCGCCGCAGACGCGGCGCAGGTCGGCGTGCACGGCGCCGTGCGGCTCGCCGCTCTGCCGGGCGTAGAGGCCGACGAGGCTGTTGAGCAACTGCCGCTGCTCGCGGAGCGTGCGGTGCAGCGCCGGCGGCAGCGTCGTGGCCGTCGCCGCCGACTCGACACCGGTGCCCTCGCCGCCCTCACTCCCCGAGCCCGCCTCGCGGGCCTCACGGGCCCGGCGGTGCCGGGACTGGCGGGACTGACGCTGGATGAGCAGCTCGTGGACGTGCTCAGGCTCGAGGAGGCCGGGGATGCCCAGGAACTCCTCCTCCTCGGGGGTGCCGGGCACCGCCAGCTGGCCGAACTCGCGCCCGTCGAACAGCACGCGGTCGAAGTGCGCCTCGGAGCCCAGCGCCTGATAGCTGAACTCCTGCTCGAGCTCGTCGGACGCCTTCTCCTCACGCTCGGCGGCGTCGAGCAGGTCGTCGTCGAGCCCATCGCCGTCACCGTCGGTCTCGCGGTCGAGGGCGTGGTCGCGCTGGCGTTCGAGCTCGCCGGCGAGTTCCAGCAGCTGGGGAACGTTCGGCAGGAAGACGGATGCCGATTCGCCGCGCCTGCGGGCCCGGACGAAGCGGCCGATGGCCTGCGCGAAGAACAGCGGCGTCGACGCACTGGTGGCGTACACTCCCACGGCCAGTCGCGGCACGTCGACGCCTTCGGACACCATGCGCACCGCGACCATCCAGCGTGTGGTGCTCTGCGCGAACGTCTCGATGCGGCCCGACGCGGCCTTGTCGTCGCTCAGCACGACGGCCGGCGCCTCACCGGTGATCTCGCGCAGGATCGCGGCGTAGGCGCGCGCCGCAGTCTGATCCGTCGCGATGACGAGCCCCCCGGCATCCGGAACATCCTGGCGCACCTCGCTCAGCCGCCGATCCGCCGAGCGGAGCACCGCGGGGATCCAGTCGCCCTCGGGGTCGAGCGCGGTGCGCCACGCCTGCGCGGTGACGTCCTTGGTGTTGTCCTGCCCGAGGTGCGCCTCGAGCTCGTCGCCGGCCCGGGTGCGCCAGCGCATCTTGCCCGCGTAGACGAGGAACAGCACCGGTCGCACGACGCCGTCGGCCAGGGCGCGCCCGTAGCCGTAGTCGTAGTCGGTGCGCGAGAGACGGATGCCCTTGGAGTCCGGGTGGTACTCCACGAACGGGATGGGCGACGTGTCGGAGCGGAACGGCGTGCCGCTCAGCAGCAGCCGGCGGGTCGCCCGACTGTACGCCTCGCGCAGCGCGTCACCCCAGCTGAGTGCGTCGCCGCCGTGGTGCACCTCGTCGAGGATGACGAGGGTGCGCGCGTCCATCGTGAGTCGCTGATGGACGGAGGCCTTGACGGCGACCTGGGCATAGGTCACCGCGACGCCGTGGTACTGCCGCGACGGCGTGAAGTGACGGTTGCTGAACCGCGGGTCGAGGCGGATGGAGACGCGGGCAGCGGCATCCGCCCACTGGGTCTTCAGATGCTCGGTGGGCGCGACGACGAGGATGCGGTCGATGACGCCCCGCCGGAGCAGCTCGGATGCCAGGCGGAGCGCGAACGTCGTCTTTCCGGCGCCCGGGGTCGCGGCGGCGAGGAAGTCGCGCGGACCCTTGCCGACTCCGTCCGGGCCGTCCATGCCGAAGTACTGGTCGAGGGCCTCTGCCTGCCAGGCGCGCAGGCTCTGTGCGGTTCCCCACGGGGCGCGCTGCGGGAAGGCGGGTGACAGATGCTCGGCGGCGAAGCTGCCGAAGTGCGTCTGCTCGTCTGTCACCTGCTCCGCCTCCTGCCCGACTGCCACGAGTGACCACCCTAAACGGTGCCGGGGACAGGTAGCCTCGAACCGGCCACGAGCCGCCGACCACGACCACGAGTCCAGGAGCAGCAATGCCGAAGAACGACCCGCATCCCGAACCGAATCGCACGCCGTACGTCGCGAACGAGACGGTGCACCCCTGGCGGCGCATGGTCGCCATCGGCGACTCGTTCACCGAGGGCATCGGCGACCCCGAGCCGGCGCTGCCCGGCGGACACCGCGGGTGGGCCGACCGGGTGGCCGAGGTCCTGGCCTCGCAGGTCCCGGATTTCGCCTACGCGAACCTGGCGGTGCGGGGCAGGTTGATCGGCCAGATCGTCGCCGAGCAGATCGAGCCCGCCCTCGAGTTGGCCCCCGACCTGATCACCTTCTCGGCGGGCGGCAACGACGTCATCCGTCCGGGTGCGGATCCGGATGCCGTCGCGCAGCAGTTCGAGGATGCGGTGGCGCGTCTGTCGTCGCAGGGCGCGACCGTGGTGGTGTTCACGGGCATCGACACGTCATTCACTCCCGTGTTCCGCGGGATCCGCGGGCGGGTGGCGATCTACAACGAGAACATCCGCGGCATCGCCGACCGGTACGACTGCATCGTCGCCGACCAGTGGGCGCTCAAGACCGTGCAGGACATGCGGTTCTTCGACGACGACCGGCTGCACATGAACGCGCTCGGCCACCACGAGGTGGCCCGTATGGTGCTGCGCGCGCTGAACGTACCCAACGACCTGCAGCCGATGCGGCCCGACCCGCTCCCGGTGCTGCCCTGGCGCGCTGCGCGCGTCAACGACCTCGTGTGGGCCCGCGAGCACCTCGTGCCGTGGGTGCTGCGGCGCCTGCGGCACCAGTCGTCCGGCGACAACGTCACCGCGAAGCGCCCCGAGCCGACCCCCGTCATCACGGAGCATCCCGCTGCCGAGGGCTGAGCCGCACGCCGTGCGCTGAGCGGCACGCCGTGCGCATGGAAGAGTGAACGCATGCCCATCGAGCGCATCGATTCCGCCGACGACCCGCGGCTGGCCGACTACCGCAACCTGACCGACGTCGCCCTGCGGCGCGTGCTCGAGCCCGCCGGCGGCCTCTACATCGCCGAGTCGGCGAAGGTCATCGCGCGCGCGATCGGCGCCGGACACCGCGTGCGCTCGGCGCTGGTGCAGGAGAAGTGGATCGCCGACGTCGCCCCCTACGTCACAGACGCGCCCGTGTACGTCGTGTCGGACGCGGTCGCGGAGGATGTGACCGGGTACGCCATCCATCGCGGCGCGCTGGCGGCGATGCATCGCCCGGAGATGCGATCGGCGGCCGACGTGGTCGCGGGCGCGCGCACCGTGCTGGTGCTCGAAGACATCGTCGACCACACCAACGTCGGCGCAGCGTTCCGTGCGGCCGCCGGTCTCGGCGTCGACGCGGTGCTGGTCACGCCTCGTTGCGCCGATCCCCTCTACCGCCGCAGTGTGCGGGTGAGCATGGGGACGGTGTTCCAGGTGCCGTGGACGCGCCTGCCGGCGTGGGGTCGGGCCGACGCACCGTCCGGCTCCGGCATCCTGCACGACGCCGGACTGCATGTGGCTGCCCTCGCCCTCGCCGATGACGCCGTCCCGCTCGACGTGTTCGCCGCCTCCCGCCCGGACCGGGTGGCGCTGCTGCTGGGCGCCGAGGGCGACGGCCTCTCGCGGCGGGCGCTCGCGGCGGCCGACACGATCGTGACCATCCCGATGGCCGGCGGGGTCGACTCGCTCAACGTCGCTGCGGCTGCGGCCGTCGCCCTGTGGGCGCTGCGCTGAGCCGAGCTGCCGCGCTCGACGCGAGAGGTACGCGCTCGCGGCGCAGCGACACATGCCGGAAATGCGGCGGGCGTAGGCTCTGCGCATGACGTCGGTGCGCGCAGCGGAACCCCGGGCGGGGGAAGTGGATGCCACGGCGTCAGCCGCGCTCGACGCGGCCGTCGACGTGCTGTCCGGCCGTCGCATCGCCGTGCTCACCGGGGCGGGCATATCGACCGACTCCGGCATCCCGGACTATCGCGGCCAGGGCTCCCGGGTGCGCACTCCCATGACCGTGCAGCAGTTCCTCGCCGGCGAGGACTTCCGCCGCCGCTACTGGGTCGGCAGTCACCTCGGCTGGCGTGCGTTCGCCGCCGCCGGCCCCAACACCGGCCACGCCGCCCTGGCGCAGATGGAAGCGGCCGGCACCGTCACGGGCGTCGTCACCCAGAACGTCGACGGACTGCACGTGCGCGCAGGCAGCCGTCGCGTGGTCGAACTGCACGGCACGATGCGGCGTGTGCACTGCCTGCACTGCGGCCAGGTGTTCGACCGGCGCGACCTCGCGGAGCGCATCGAGGCGGACAACCCCTGGATAACGGTGCCCGACAGCGTCGCCCTCGGCCCGGACGGCGACGTGCTGCCCGCGTCGAGCGACGGGTTCATCGTGCCCACGTGCAGCGTGTGCGAGGGCATGCTCAAGCCCGACGTCGTGTTCTTCGGCGAGTTCGTGCCGGCGGGGCGGTTCCGCCGGGCCGAGCAGCTGGTCATGCTCAGCGATGCCCTCGTGGTGGCCGGGTCGTCGCTCGTCGTCAATTCCGGCATCCGTCTCGTCGAGCGCGCGCGCCGCAAGCGGCTGCCGGTCGTCATCGTCAATCGGGGGCAGACGCGGGCGGATGCCCGGGCGACGGTCAAGATCGACGCCGGCACCTCACAGGTGCTGTCGGCGTTCGCCGAGCGCCTGACGGCCTGACCCCGCGGGAAACAGCCTAGGCTCGAGGGGTGACGACCCTGACTCTGGTGCGCCACGGCGAGACCGATTGGAACCTCAATCGGCTGATCCAAGGCTCGACCGACATCCCCCTCAACGACACCGGCCGCGCGCAGGCGCGGGCCACGGCGCTGCGCCTGCGCGAGCAGCTCACCGGCCACGACCCCGTGGTGGTGGCCTCGAGCGATCTGTCGCGCGCGCACGAGACCGCGCGCATCATCGCGGCCGAGCTCGAGGCGTCCGCGCCGCACCAGTACCCGGCCCTGCGCGAACGCGGCTACGGCGAGGCCGAGGGCATGGACGTCCACGAGTTCCGCACGCGGTTCGGCGACTGGCACGGCGCCCAGGTTCCCCGCGCCGAACTGTGGGCGGACGTGCGCCTGCGCGCCGTTGCCGGCATCCAGGAGGTCATCCGCGACGCACGCTCGGCCACCGCCCCCGCCGCCCCGGCGCTGGTGGTCGTCTCGCACGGCGCGCTGATCCGCGAGGTGATCCGGCACGCGACCGGCGGCGAATTCCCCAGCGAGGGCGAACGGCTCGCCAACGGCTCGACCCACACGTTCCTGGTCGAGCGCGACCGGCTCCGGCTGCTCTCCTACGCCGGCATCCCGCTGGACTGACGGCCCGCCGGCCGGGCCGAGTTCAGACCGCGCCGCGGCTCACCAGCAGGCGCGCGTGCCGCAGCACGGGCTCGTCGACCATGCGGCCGCGGTGGCGGAACACGCCCCGCTCCCCCTCGGCGGCCGCGAGCACCTCGCGCGCCCACGTCAGTTCGCGCGCGTCGGGCCGGTAGGCGTCGCGGATCAGTGCCACCTGGTCGGGGTGGATGCACGCGGTCGCCGCGAAGCCGCTCGCCGCGGCATCGGTCGCCTCCCGGATGAGCCCCTTGTGGTCGGCGATGTCGATGTGCACGGCGTCGATGGCTGCCTTGCGGCGTGATCCGGCGGCCAGCAGCACCCGGGCACGGGCGTAGCGGGCGATGTCGCGGTATCCGCCCTTGGGCTTGCGGCTCGATGTGCCGCCGAGCGAAGCGACGAGGTCTTCGGCACCCCACATGAGGGCGGCGACGTTGTCCTGGGCGGCGATCTTCTCGGCCGCTGCGATGCCGCGCGCCGTCTCGCACAGCGCCACGACGGCGAAGCGTCCGTCGATGCGCGCGATCTTCCCGGCCGACTCCGCCTTGGCGACCATGATCGTGCGGTAGTCGGTCTGGGTCAGCGTGGCGATGTCGGCGGCGAAGTCGTCGGTCCCGAGGGGGTTGACCCGCACGATCACGCGTGCGGGATCGAGCTCCGCTTCGATGAGCGCACCGCGGGCGAGCTTCTTGGCATCCGGTGCGACGGCGTCTTCGAGATCGAGGATGACGGCATCTGCGCGCGCGGCGGCCTTCGCATAGCGCTCCGGGCGATCGGCGGGGCAGAACAGGAGGGCCGGCCCGAGGCCGAACGCGGTATCGGTCATGCGTTCACGCTACCGCGCGCCGACGCGGCACCGCCGCTGCCCGCGATAGGCTCCCCGCGATGCGCACTTCTGTCGTGATCCCGTCGCTGAACGACGCCGTGATGCTGCGCACCTGCCTGGCCGCGATCGCCGTGCAGACCCGGCCGCCCGACGAGGTCATCGTCGTCGACAACGGCAGCACCGACGACACCGCCGACGTCGCCCGCGCGGCCGGTGCGCACGTGGTGGCCCAGCCCGTGCGCGGGATCTTCCCGGCCACGACGGCGGGCTTCGACGCCGCCGAAGGCGAGCTGCTGCTGCGGCTGGATGCCGATTCCGTGCCGCCGGCGGACTGGGTGGCGCGCATCGTGACGGCTTTCGAGACCGACCCGGGACTCGACGCGCTGAGCGGCCCGGGGCGCTTCTACGGGGGCAACGCCGTGACCCGGTGGATCGCGGCGAACCTGTACCTGGGCGCCTACCCCACCCTCATCCGGTGGGCACTGGGGCACCAGGTGCTGTTCGGCTCGAACCTCGCGATGCGCACCGCGCTCTGGCGCGATGTGCGCGGCCGCGTCCACCGCGACGACCCGCGTGCGCACGACGACTTCGACATCACGATCAACCTCGTCCCGGGCACGCACGTCCGCTATGACCGGTCACTCGTCGTCGACGTCTCGGCCCGCCCGTTCTCGTCGGTCGGCGCGCTGCGCACGCGCCTGGCCTGGGCGCTGCACACCATGGCGATCAACCAGCGCGAGATGTCGTTCCTCGCGCGTCGCCGGCAGTGGCAGGCGTGGACGAGGGCAGTGGATGCCGGCGACCCGCCGCCCGCGCCCGGCGAGGTCAGCGACCGCCGAGGCCGGCGCGCCCGACGATCGCGTGCGCGAGCTCGGTCGGCGAATCCTCGCTGGGGCTGTGCCCGCCGCCGGTGAGCAGCAGATCCGCGCCGATACGCGCCGCATAGTCGCGATGCAGCTGCTCCGGCCAGAGGTCGTGCGCACCGGCGACGACGAGCTTCGGCGCGGCGATGGCCGCGATCTTCTCATCGAGGTCCGGGGTGCGCATCATGAGTTCGAACGCGTCCGCGACACTGTCGGGTCGGGTGAGCGCGAACCGCTCGCGCACGAAGTCGATGCGGTGGCGCGGCGCCCGGTTGAGGTTGCGGCGCACGCCCCACATCATGAGCCTCGCCGCCGTGCGCGGCGAGACGGCACGGGCGAGCGGACCGATGATCTTGATGCGGTGGAACACCGGGCCGATGACGGGCGGCGCCGAGATCAGGGTCAGCGACGCGATCGCCTCGGGGTAGCGGGCGGCCAGCGCCGAGACGACGCTGCCGGCGAACGAATAGCCGACGAGGTGCACGGGCACCGGCCCCACTGTGAGGACCTCCTTCAGATCGTCGACGAACAGGGCCTCGTCGTAGGAGTCTCGGCGCGGCCGGAGGTTCTCAGGCCCTGCCCGATGCGACTCGTACTGACCGGCCATGTCGAACGTCTCGGCGCGCATGCCCGCGACCGCCAGCAGTGGCAGCATCAGGATGAAGTCCTCTTTCGACCCGGTGATCCCGGGGACCAGCACGACGCGCGGTGCGGCCGGCTCCCCCGCCACCAGGCCCGCCAGCCGGCCGCTGGGCACCGCGTACTCGGTCCGCATCACGCCGTCGGGAATGCCCCGCCAGTCGACATCGCCCAGAGCAGCATCCACCGCCCGCGCCTGCGCGGCCTCGAGACCGCGCACGTCCACCGGCTCGATGCGACGTGGCGGGACGACCGTCATGGGGCGGTGCCGTCCCCCGCGGCATCCACGCACCACATGAGCGCGACCCGCGACGCGGTCGCGACCACGGTGCCGTCCTGGTTGCGGCCGGTGTGGCGCATGGTGACCAGCCCCTGACCCGGCCG
This DNA window, taken from Microbacterium invictum, encodes the following:
- a CDS encoding TrmH family RNA methyltransferase; amino-acid sequence: MPIERIDSADDPRLADYRNLTDVALRRVLEPAGGLYIAESAKVIARAIGAGHRVRSALVQEKWIADVAPYVTDAPVYVVSDAVAEDVTGYAIHRGALAAMHRPEMRSAADVVAGARTVLVLEDIVDHTNVGAAFRAAAGLGVDAVLVTPRCADPLYRRSVRVSMGTVFQVPWTRLPAWGRADAPSGSGILHDAGLHVAALALADDAVPLDVFAASRPDRVALLLGAEGDGLSRRALAAADTIVTIPMAGGVDSLNVAAAAAVALWALR
- a CDS encoding histidine phosphatase family protein, whose protein sequence is MTTLTLVRHGETDWNLNRLIQGSTDIPLNDTGRAQARATALRLREQLTGHDPVVVASSDLSRAHETARIIAAELEASAPHQYPALRERGYGEAEGMDVHEFRTRFGDWHGAQVPRAELWADVRLRAVAGIQEVIRDARSATAPAAPALVVVSHGALIREVIRHATGGEFPSEGERLANGSTHTFLVERDRLRLLSYAGIPLD
- a CDS encoding HpcH/HpaI aldolase/citrate lyase family protein, whose amino-acid sequence is MTDTAFGLGPALLFCPADRPERYAKAAARADAVILDLEDAVAPDAKKLARGALIEAELDPARVIVRVNPLGTDDFAADIATLTQTDYRTIMVAKAESAGKIARIDGRFAVVALCETARGIAAAEKIAAQDNVAALMWGAEDLVASLGGTSSRKPKGGYRDIARYARARVLLAAGSRRKAAIDAVHIDIADHKGLIREATDAAASGFAATACIHPDQVALIRDAYRPDARELTWAREVLAAAEGERGVFRHRGRMVDEPVLRHARLLVSRGAV
- a CDS encoding alpha/beta fold hydrolase, whose translation is MTVVPPRRIEPVDVRGLEAAQARAVDAALGDVDWRGIPDGVMRTEYAVPSGRLAGLVAGEPAAPRVVLVPGITGSKEDFILMLPLLAVAGMRAETFDMAGQYESHRAGPENLRPRRDSYDEALFVDDLKEVLTVGPVPVHLVGYSFAGSVVSALAARYPEAIASLTLISAPPVIGPVFHRIKIIGPLARAVSPRTAARLMMWGVRRNLNRAPRHRIDFVRERFALTRPDSVADAFELMMRTPDLDEKIAAIAAPKLVVAGAHDLWPEQLHRDYAARIGADLLLTGGGHSPSEDSPTELAHAIVGRAGLGGR
- a CDS encoding glycosyltransferase family 2 protein, translating into MRTSVVIPSLNDAVMLRTCLAAIAVQTRPPDEVIVVDNGSTDDTADVARAAGAHVVAQPVRGIFPATTAGFDAAEGELLLRLDADSVPPADWVARIVTAFETDPGLDALSGPGRFYGGNAVTRWIAANLYLGAYPTLIRWALGHQVLFGSNLAMRTALWRDVRGRVHRDDPRAHDDFDITINLVPGTHVRYDRSLVVDVSARPFSSVGALRTRLAWALHTMAINQREMSFLARRRQWQAWTRAVDAGDPPPAPGEVSDRRGRRARRSRARARSANPRWGCARRR
- a CDS encoding Sir2 family NAD-dependent protein deacetylase, with translation MTSVRAAEPRAGEVDATASAALDAAVDVLSGRRIAVLTGAGISTDSGIPDYRGQGSRVRTPMTVQQFLAGEDFRRRYWVGSHLGWRAFAAAGPNTGHAALAQMEAAGTVTGVVTQNVDGLHVRAGSRRVVELHGTMRRVHCLHCGQVFDRRDLAERIEADNPWITVPDSVALGPDGDVLPASSDGFIVPTCSVCEGMLKPDVVFFGEFVPAGRFRRAEQLVMLSDALVVAGSSLVVNSGIRLVERARRKRLPVVIVNRGQTRADARATVKIDAGTSQVLSAFAERLTA
- a CDS encoding SGNH/GDSL hydrolase family protein — encoded protein: MPKNDPHPEPNRTPYVANETVHPWRRMVAIGDSFTEGIGDPEPALPGGHRGWADRVAEVLASQVPDFAYANLAVRGRLIGQIVAEQIEPALELAPDLITFSAGGNDVIRPGADPDAVAQQFEDAVARLSSQGATVVVFTGIDTSFTPVFRGIRGRVAIYNENIRGIADRYDCIVADQWALKTVQDMRFFDDDRLHMNALGHHEVARMVLRALNVPNDLQPMRPDPLPVLPWRAARVNDLVWAREHLVPWVLRRLRHQSSGDNVTAKRPEPTPVITEHPAAEG